A region from the Leptolyngbyaceae cyanobacterium genome encodes:
- the hemE gene encoding uroporphyrinogen decarboxylase, with amino-acid sequence MAGSTQIPYLLRAARGEVLERPPVWMMRQAGRYMKAYRDLRDKYPSFRDRSEKTDLAIEISLQPFRAFEPDGVILFSDILTPLPGIGIPFDIIESRGPVIEPPIRSQAQIDQLRPLEPEAALPFIREILGELRREVGNKAAVLGFVGAPWTLAAYAIEGKSSKDYTIIKSMAFTEPAMLHQFLTKLADAIAIYVRYQIDSGAQIVQMFDSWAGQLSPQDYEVFAMPYQRRVVEQVKATHPDTPLILYINGSAGILERMAKSGVDFVSVDWTVDMAEARQRLGGNMGVQGNIDPCALFGSHDFIRARVLETIRKAGKSGHILNLGHGVLPSTPEENVAFFFETAKQADKLLTVHA; translated from the coding sequence ATGGCTGGGTCAACCCAGATTCCTTATTTATTGCGGGCAGCGCGTGGTGAAGTGCTAGAACGTCCACCCGTGTGGATGATGCGGCAAGCTGGTCGCTACATGAAGGCTTATCGGGATTTACGGGATAAATATCCATCTTTTCGCGATCGCTCGGAAAAAACAGATTTAGCGATCGAAATTTCCCTGCAACCATTCCGAGCTTTTGAACCGGATGGGGTAATTTTGTTTTCCGATATCTTGACACCACTCCCAGGTATTGGCATTCCCTTTGACATCATCGAAAGCAGAGGGCCAGTCATCGAGCCCCCGATCCGCTCTCAAGCTCAAATCGACCAACTGCGCCCTTTAGAGCCAGAAGCAGCTTTGCCGTTCATTCGAGAAATATTGGGAGAATTGCGGCGGGAAGTAGGCAATAAAGCCGCAGTACTGGGATTCGTCGGTGCGCCTTGGACGCTGGCAGCTTATGCCATCGAAGGTAAGTCTTCCAAGGATTACACCATCATTAAGAGCATGGCTTTTACAGAACCGGCCATGCTGCATCAATTCTTGACAAAACTGGCAGATGCGATCGCGATTTACGTCCGCTACCAAATTGACAGCGGTGCCCAAATCGTCCAAATGTTCGATTCTTGGGCAGGTCAACTCAGTCCCCAAGACTACGAAGTTTTCGCCATGCCTTATCAACGGCGAGTCGTAGAACAAGTAAAAGCCACCCATCCAGATACGCCTTTAATCCTGTACATCAATGGCAGTGCCGGAATATTAGAAAGAATGGCAAAATCAGGCGTTGATTTTGTTAGTGTAGACTGGACGGTAGACATGGCCGAAGCCAGACAGCGACTAGGCGGAAATATGGGAGTGCAAGGAAACATCGACCCTTGTGCTTTATTCGGTTCCCACGATTTCATCCGTGCCCGCGTTCTGGAAACCATTCGCAAAGCTGGCAAAAGCGGTCACATCTTAAATTTGGGTCACGGCGTTCTACCGAGTACTCCAGAAGAAAATGTCGCTTTCTTCTTTGAAACAGCTAAACAAGCTGATAAATTGCTAACCGTTCACGCCTGA
- a CDS encoding LD-carboxypeptidase codes for MIEHTAKVQKIDICQIPPALKPGDLLRVIAPSGALKEFEAFEKGVQIWRDRGYRVEIDPGVEDRWGYLAGIDENRRHQLKEAWLDPEVKGILCARGGFGSTRILENWIWPFEDSEITGRGTRTEVLTTNVGSKDFSPFTQRTKVLTTNKWLIGFSDVTALLWSLFNHQISGVHGPLLTTLASEPDWSIQRLFDWVEGKPLQPLPGIGWCGGKATGILLPANLTVATHLLGTPLLPELEGVILAFEDVTEYPYRIDRVLTQWRMCGAFEKIKGIALGRFSRCDAPAPSFTVEEVLRDRLRDLGIPIISELPFGHDGPNAALPVGIEAHLDSDGGILSFG; via the coding sequence GTGATCGAACATACTGCAAAAGTACAAAAAATTGATATCTGTCAAATTCCACCAGCTTTAAAACCGGGTGATTTGCTGCGAGTAATTGCACCCAGCGGTGCATTAAAAGAATTTGAGGCATTTGAAAAAGGGGTGCAAATCTGGCGCGATCGCGGTTATCGTGTAGAAATCGATCCTGGCGTAGAAGACCGTTGGGGTTATTTGGCGGGAATCGATGAAAATCGCCGCCACCAGTTGAAAGAAGCATGGCTAGATCCCGAAGTCAAGGGAATTCTTTGTGCTAGAGGTGGTTTTGGAAGTACTCGGATATTGGAAAATTGGATATGGCCGTTTGAGGATTCTGAAATTACGGGAAGGGGAACGAGGACTGAAGTCCTCACGACAAACGTTGGTAGTAAGGACTTTAGTCCTTTTACTCAGAGGACTAAAGTCCTCACTACGAACAAATGGCTAATTGGCTTCTCCGACGTGACAGCACTGTTGTGGAGTTTATTTAATCATCAGATTTCTGGCGTTCACGGCCCTTTGTTGACCACTTTAGCATCCGAACCGGATTGGTCGATTCAAAGATTATTTGATTGGGTAGAAGGAAAACCCCTACAACCATTACCGGGGATAGGATGGTGTGGTGGTAAAGCAACCGGAATTTTACTTCCCGCTAACCTCACAGTAGCGACTCATCTGTTGGGAACGCCTCTTTTACCGGAATTAGAAGGAGTAATTCTGGCTTTCGAGGATGTGACGGAATATCCTTATCGCATTGACAGAGTATTAACTCAATGGCGAATGTGTGGTGCTTTTGAGAAAATCAAAGGAATTGCCTTGGGACGTTTTAGCCGCTGCGATGCACCAGCACCTAGTTTTACTGTAGAGGAAGTTTTGCGCGATCGCTTGCGCGACCTTGGCATTCCCATCATTTCAGAGTTACCTTTCGGTCACGATGGGCCAAATGCAGCCTTACCAGTAGGTATTGAAGCTCACCTCGATAGTGATGGAGGCATTTTAAGCTTTGGGTGA